CAATGCTAGTTTCCTTTAGTTTGTTGGTCTTAAAGGCCAGGGATGCAGCAGCTATATTTACATCCTCCAGTTAGCATCCTTGTAGGTCAGCATCACTGCGTGCTTTCAGACCTGTGCATTTAGAAACCTAGTCAGATATGTTTGTCTGTACCGAGGCAGTGGGGAGCACCTTTTCTGTGACCCTCAGTATTTGCTTAGCAAGTTTCTGCTACTCTTGAGCCAACACCCTTAGGTTGCTCCTTCAGGGTGCTGTAGGCAGAGTCTGCCCCAGAAAGAAGTTGCGGTCCTTTGTCCTTCTTGATCTCATCCCCAGAGCCGAAAGGCCTCCACGAAGGGCACTTGCTTTCCCAGCTGATAGTGAACATAGCCTTATCCCACACATTTCTATTCAATCTTAAAGCATAAAAGGATTTATGTCAGTCCAATTAATGCACAACCCTCAACAGACCAGTTCTTAGGATTTCTGCTGCCCTTAGGCAAATCTGCTTCTGGCAAGTGGCTTTAATCTGACTGTTAGTATTGCTTCTGATGGGTAATCAAAGATGGTCTTATGCTAAATAGACCAACCTTGGACTCTTAACTCAGAGGGAGTTGTTGTGTGCCCCTCACTGAGTGGAATTCATTCTTGGTTGCTCTCTGATAAGAATGAGTAGGTTTACAGAGGTGCATCTCTCAGGCTGTCTCTGATGGTGATGACTTCAATCATCCTGAAGGGAAGCCATGGACTCCCTTCACAGCCAGTCCCTGTAGAAGACAGCTGTGGAAAtggctttgtttgtttcatttccaGTGTGATAAAGGGGGCTCGAAGGGAGACATACACAGGAACACTCTGAGTTTCATCCTCTGCTAAATTCTTTGGCTCGGTTCAGGGGTGGGACACTCTGACATGTAAAGTCcttgttaaaagaaaaagaccCCTCCAGGCAGGGATCACAGCATTGATGGGAAAGGCCCATCGGGCTGCATATCCCATGTCTGGCTCCCTCCTGGGTACCTGCCAAAAGGCCAAGTGCACACGCTTTACTCAAATTCGGGGCAGTTTTGCACATGTCTGCTAGTGCGGGGCCAGCTGTCTTCATGTTCTGGGTGACCACATGTACACTGGAGTATATCTCTCACTCTCAGTATTCTCTACCCTGATGGCTTTGCCTTGAGGTCAGGAAATGCTAACTTGCTTGAAATTGTAGCCTGTTCTGTCTTGGGTCCTCAGGCACCCATCACTCCTCTTACGTGCAAGGCAAATGTGGCTGCCGTGACAATGGGATGGCCATACCTCTTTGAAGGACATAGATGATGGATGTTCCATGCAGGGGCGACTAGTTTGGCGAGAGAGGCTGCAATGGGTGGAGTACagagctttctctcttccttgggAGGTTTTGTTCTTTCAGCATCGCACAGAGAGAGTAGGAAGCTGTCCAATCAAGGTCCAGGCTCAGCCTCCCTGTTCTGTGTTCTCATCTGCAAAGAGCAGGGGCAACACCCTTGGTATATGCTGCTTACTGGGTTTAATGAGACGGTCCATGCCAAGCGCTGACACCATTCCACCCATTCGTTTCTCAGCATGTTATTTTGGAAGGGCTGAAACCTCAGGAACATTGAAAAGAAAGGACAATAGATGCCCATTCAGTAGATGCCCACATGCTTGCTTTATTAGTTTCCTCAGGCTGCCATGATAGACTGCCTCAGCCTGCCAGCTTCACAACAGAGGTATTTTCTCACAGTGTCGGCTGCTGGCAGTTCAGGTCGAGGTGTTGTAGGGCTGGTTTCTGGTGAGGCCTCTCCTTCTGGCTTGCAGAAAACATCTTCTCACTATGACCTCATGTGGCCCTCCCCTCTATATATGCACCCCTGCTGTCCCTGTTCCTGTACATAAGGACACCAGCCCTCCTGGATTAGGCACCCACCCCATGATCTCATTTAACTTTCCTTCCTAATCCCCAAATAGTCATACTGGAGCCTAGGGCATCAACACAGATTTGAGGGAACATATAGGTCAGCACATATTTCTGGGGGTTTGTAAGTGGTGTatatgctatgtgtgtgtgtatatgtttgaatGTGCTCGCCATGTGAGCATGAAGGGTAGAGGTTGGTGTTGAGTCTTTTTCTATTGCTTTccactttatttctttaattttaatttattttaaattaaaataagataatcGAAGAAGCATCAGATAATTATATCTTGTcagacacaataaaaacaaagcaaagctgaCACTCCAAATCATTACAAAACTTGTATTTCTGACTCTCTTCCAGACAATGATGTGACTGGAGACAGGACAGGACCCACCTTATTTTGGGGGGACCAGGTCTCTCATTGGACTTGGAACTGCTGTTTTccctagactggctggccagtgaacccccGAGAGCTGCATGATTCTTAGCTGtctgctggggctggggctgcacTACAACACTCAGCtcctgtgtgggttctggagatccaaagtcaggtcctcacacttgcttAGCAAGCAAGCTCCGCACTGAGCCATTGCCCAGCCCCAGTCCTATACGTTTTGATAAGAATACACTCCATCTTTCCACCCTGTGGGTCCTGCATGGGTGAGAATGCATGTGCTGCCTTGTATGGGACATCTCCTACTGGATATGGAGAGTAGAAACCTTCCACTGAATACAATGGGTCTataggtgtgtgcgtgtgtgcatgtagtaGTTAGCAAAGGTTCTATAAGCTTGCTTTGCTATTTGTTCCTTAAAACAATGACTTTTTAGAACTCTAGATAGAActggagggatagctcagcagttaaatgtGCAtgctctcttgcagaggacccgaggtCAGTTCCCtacacccatgtcaggtggctcactaccacctACAACtttagctccagggaatccaacaagcctctgcctctgtgagCACTACACACACGCACTTACCTGCCCATACACGTAACTAAaagtaaaatgattaaaaattcaAAGCTGAAGAAAAACTTTATTTCTGTTAACTTTGCCTTAAGTAACTTCTCTCCATGccagaaaaatatttaatcataCTACATACATAGAATCATagctataaacaaaataaaataaaataaaataaaataaaataaaataaaacaaaacgtaCCCTAGAGAAAGAGTATTGGAAACCCGGAAGTGGGGTGACTAGACTATTGCAAGTAGAAAGCATATAAGGTGTTTTCATAATTCTGTACCAGTCATTACattgtttataaaattaaaatgcatctgggtgtggtgataatacatctgtaatcccagtacttgggagggaaaggcaggaagatcagaaatttaagATCAGTCTTAGATATCGAGTTTCAGCACCCCTggactatatgagaccctgtctcaaaaccataaaaatcaaacaaaagtgCACTTAAATTAATTGAGAATTGAGCAGCATAGCATATTCAAACGTGGCATGCAGCAAATTATATCACATTAACTGGGGGGTTGGTAAGTGGTCACAATGCCCTGATTCTGAGCCAAGTTCTTCTCAGTTCTCTGAGTGTGTCATAGTAGGTGCTTTCTCACACATTGCCTAGGTAAGCACGGTGTGAAGGTATTTCAGCCCTCAGTGGAGAGATTCCATTCAAGTGGTGGGTGATTTGGGGGTTATGCTTCACTGTATCACCAATAAATTATGGAGAACTAACGATATTCAAGAATAGTCCTCACCAGGTGTGCTTgggggcaggaggcaggcagatggatctctctgagtttgaggtcagcctggtctacaaagcaagttccagaacagccaggactacatattgagactctaacaaacaaacagtatAACCTTCAACTTCCAGTCACAGCTTTTCTAACTTATGCCTTTCCCCCAAATACCAAAGGATTCCAGAACTTGTTGACCTTTgtcactgcctgcctgcctgtctgtctgtctgtctattaaaAATCTCCCTGGGAAGTTGAagaaagtgcttgcctggcaagaATGAGGGCTGAGTTAAGTCCCCAGAATGCACATTCAAAACACAACTGGATTGTGGTGTATGcttatacatgcacatgcacacgcacatgcacacgtgcacatgaaAGGGAATTTCctacattaaaaaatgttttcaatgaaTTTCCATATTTCCCTGCTCGCTATTGACCTGCATGAAAAGCCCCACACCCGGACGGTTGAGACTTCCTGTAATGGTTTTCGAAGAAGCAAGGGCATGTATAATGATTACGGAAGGAGCTGCATGGGGTCAGTATGGTTTTGGTGGAGGCGCCTGTTAGCCTTCCGGTGGGGGTCAGATTGGGGCCATTCTGCCTGGATGTGCCTCTATGCGTGGCATCTTGTGAGAACCAATGAAACGATCCATGTTTTCATTGTTGGCAGCACTGGGCTAGGAGGCTCCTGCTCTGCTTCTGAAAGTGTTGCCAGCCTGGACCCGTGCACTGTGTCTCCAGAGGTGGCTGAGCAAGGGGAGCACCCCCAGGAAGCCAGAGGCCCAGAAGGTTCTCCACTGCCCAGATCATCTCTGCCCTGGGAACAGCCGTGCCCCTCAGCCTCCATGCCCTTCACAGAGGGCCCCTCAGAAGGTTGCTTGGCCAGCTCAGAAGCAGAAGCTCCTGAAGACAGCACCCTGACAAATCACCTTAGGATGGAACCCTCCCCCAACATCCCAGGGAACATCTTACCGACATCCACTCCTGAAGTAGATGGCCCCACACAGCACTCAATGGCTGCCAGAACCCCTAGTGCTGAAGGAGACAAAGAGCTGAAGGAAGAGGGACCAAATTCATCCTCCAATCGCACTGGCCAATTGCCAGGAATTTCCCTAGTTCCTCTCCAGGAGCCAAGGACAGAGCTGCTGTCTGGAGAGGGCACTGGGCCTCGTGACTTTGAGTTCCAAAGGAAAGAGGATATGGATGACTGTCCCTCCCCAGAGTCAGCAACCAAAGCCCCTGCTGCCACTCAGCCAGGGATGCAAAACTCAGCTGACCTTGAGTCTCCCCCAAAACTTGAGACTATGGTCCCACAAGATTCAGTCCTAAGATcatcagacagagaaagagatggagtGGAGGTGCTACCTACGTGTTCAGCCAAGAATTTGGAATTTCTCGAAGGCTGCCATCCCTCTAAAAGCAACTCCAGAGCTATCCCTGGATCAGGGACAAGCACTGCCTCCCAGGAAAGCTGCCAGCAGAAAGTGGAAATGCATCTGCCATATGCAGAACTGCCCTCAGGCCCACCAGGTCTTACCACAGCACCAGCAAACAGTGGCTCCTGGAAAGAGACTCTGGACACCAGCGATGCTCAGAGGCAACCACAGACAGGGACATCGGGAACTGAGCTCCAGCAAGTTGTCTGTGTGGCAGCAGCCAGCCAGCTGAATGGGAgcttccttctgagtgctgaggctCCTCTCTTCACTAGAACAGAGGAAACTTCAAGCTCAGCTTCAAGTCCCACTGCACACGCAGCTGCTTGGAATTCGGTTGCCTCAGAAGAATCCACAGAGACTGTTTCTGAGACAAAGATGTCAGTTTCTGCAGATCTGGCTGCCACAGAACAGATGGATACAGGGGTGGCAGAACGGAAGCCAACATCAGATCTTAGAAAAACGCAAGAACAACCAGAAGGTAGCCTCCAGCAGGTTCCTGCACCTTTCTTGCAGGGGCAAAATGATACAGTCCAACAAGGGCTGttgctgccaactttctcccatGGCATTTCAAATGAAAGTTCAGTGGAACCAACTGATGGTCCCAAGGCCCCCAAGAATACTCAAAATAGAGTTGTGGCTAGAGAGGAAAGCAGATCACATGGAGACAACCTTGAGGGacagcaagaagccaccagagCCCTTGCTGGTGCAGAGCCTGGGAACCATGATGAAGAGAAGTCTCAAGCCTTTCACAGCAAGCCCCATCTGGAGACCAAGAAAGGTGAGGTTTCAAAGGCACACAGTAATACAGAGAACAAAATCGTTCCCAGCTCAGACTCAACACAGCCACTTAGACAGGAGGTTGCTGGCCACAGGGATGGGTCCCACTCTGGATCAGCAGAGGTAGTGGGGCAGGTGGTTGCTGAATCCCATGTGACTGACACAGCTACCTCACTGCACAAACTCCATGAGGAGGACCCCATCCTGTCCTCAGCATCAGATGGCACTGGTGAGCACTTTCTTCCCCAAGAAGCCATCTGGGAAAGTTCAAGATCTCAGACCAAAAGCCCAGTCATGCTTCAGGACAGGGGAGGATTGGAAGCAATAGAGTCACTTCCTGCTTTAGAATCTGAGAAAGGAGATTTCCTGCCTGCTACAGCTGCGGAGGAGGTACCCaaagctggggagatggaggATATATTGGAAGTAAAGAAGAGCCACTCACCCTTTCATCCGCCTTTCAGCTGTGATGGGGAAGGCTTGCTGATGTCCCCAGGCCAACCTTGTGGGGTGGAGAAGGTTGAACCTGGACAGGAAGTCCATGCTGATGCGTCATCTCCCCGCAATGGGAAAGACTCAACAATAGGCCATGGACTTGCTGTGCTCAGTCTGGAACAAGACTGTCAGAGAAAACTGTCTTGCCCAGAGGACAGTCTCCCACCATCTCCAAAGAACCGTCTCCAGCCATCTCAACTAGACCCAGAAGCGTCCATCTCTGCTATTCTCTGTGACAAGAACCAACCACCTACAAATGGGCAAAAGGCTTGTCAAAGTGACCCAGGTCTGAAGAAGCAGAGTACAGATCCTTCCTCAATCCTGGTACCTGAGGAAAGGAAGCCTTGGGCAGATGTGAGCTTGTCCACTCAAGGAGGAAACGAGCAGGGGTCAGAGCTTCCCTCCAAAGGCAGCCCATGCAATACTCCAAGTTCATCACCCAAGGATAAAGTTCTGGAAGGAGCACCACCGTCAGAGATGTCAGAACTGTCAACCCCACTGGGACAAGAGTCGCCTGCACTAGGGGGAAATGAGCAAGAGGGCACAGGCAGCAGTAGTCAGCTCTCAGAGATCCCGCCTCCTGCAGCAGCCACCGCTCTTACAGAAAACTTGGGTGGGAAGGATAGTCTCTCTACTGGGCAGGGGCTGAGCAAGTCCCAACAGGAGCTGGATGATGCTTTGCAAATAGGCAGCCTGCGTGAAGAAGCACGTTGTGGGGACTCGGGCCTTTCTGAAGCCGGTGACGTACTGCCTCCGCCTCTGGGCTTGGataagacagagacagcaagtaGAAACAGAGTGGAGGCCCTGCCCTGTCCACCTGACTCAGTAGCTCTCCTGGATACAGCACACTACTCTCCAGACCCAGTGCCTACCAATCCCAGAGTCACACTCACCCAGGATGCCCTAGAGAGCGAGGCCTGTGATGAGGGCCAGAAAGAGTCGGCCCCACAGCTGGAAATGGAGCAGCCGGCCCCCTTGGGTACAGAAGCACAGAGTCCTCTTGGAAGTTTCCAGAAAGCAGAGGAACGAGATGGTAAAGGTGGATCTGCCGAAGTGAACGTCGATGCCAGTGAAGGAGACCCCGGGATGCAGCAGGCTTCAGAGGCACCAGAACCTGCTCTGAGTAGTGGCTTCCTTCAGGCTGACCAGAGCCTCGCCTCCACCCTGAGTGAGCCACGCCAACTTGTGCAGCTTGAGCCCAGCTGCGGGGATGCCTTGCTGCCAGCTGGAGAAACAGACGGGATGCCCAGAAGTTCTGTGGACGTTCTGACACAGCACACTGTTTCAGGCCCACAGAGCCTTCTGCCGGCTGAACCACCTGACACCCCTTACCTGCATATCAATAGTGCTGCCAGGAAGGATGCAGAAGATGGAAGCACGAGAGGAGCCGTTTCCTCTGAGGACCCCGGAGCACCTCATGAAAGTCCTGTAAAGGAGCCTCCACCTGCTTTGGAAAATGACACCCTTGAAAAGACACCTGCTGTCTCCTTCACCACAGTCTTGCAACCAGGAACTGCAGATGGGGACATCTCTGCAGCGGGGGATGGTAATAGTATCGGTATCCCCCAAGCTGGAACCACTGAGGGGCACGTGAGTTTCATGCCCTACCTGGACAGGATGCCTCTCCCGGTCAGAGACGAGCAGATGGCAAGGGAGATGCATGTGGCTGCTGCTCCAGAAGCAAATGCCAGGCCCTCTGAGATCGCAGCATGCCCTGCCAGTGAGGAtgcagcaggagagagagaggggaacagGGAGAGGCCAGTAGAACTTACCCCAGATCTGAGGGTTGTTGCATCAGGTAGCGAGGGTGCAAGCTCCAAGCAGACCAGCATAATAGCGGGGCTTCCTGATTTTAGGGAGCATATCACCAAGATCTTTGAGCAGTCTGTGCTTGGAGCCCTGGCTGCTGACCGGCCCCATAGTAAAAAGTCAGGAGTTCCAAGGAATGTGCTGTTTGAGGGTCCTGATGTCTCACTGAACTCAGAGAAGCTTCTAGATGGGGCACAAGGAGTGGCTGCTGCCCTTCTCCCTGTACCTCCTGCAGGACTCCAGGTTGAGAAGAAGCAAGAGTCAGCTGTTGAGGCTGAGAGTTCTCATCAAGTACCCCAGGATCCAGCATCAGAGAAGATGATGGGTCTGGTGGGGACAGCCTTGGAGGAGAGCAGGCCAGGTGCCAGTGTTGAAGGAGAGAGGACTGGAGAGCCTGTTCAGGGAACTCAGGCTCACTCACAGCAGGCAAGAAGCAGGCAGGAATTAACAGTGGGCCTTCCCTCTTCTGCAGCTGTTCAGGGGCTACCAGCAGAAAGAGCCCCTGACTTCCCTGTGGCTCCCCAGAGCCATGCAGATGTAGATGAGGCTTCTGCTCAAGGTGACAAAAGCCATTCCATAAAAGAGCACCTGGAAACATTGCCCAGCAACGGTCAACAAAGAGAAGATGGTACCTGGGACCCTACTCACACCAAGGGTCTAACTAATCTATCAGGATCCCCCTGTGCCCTGAATGGCTCTTCTCATGGAAGTGTTTTGAATGTGCCTGAACCTATCAGTGAGCCCTTGATCCCTTCCACACTTGAGGGTGACAGACAGATTGAAGCTGCTGTCAGTACTGCAAACATGCAAAATATGCTGGGCAACCAGGATGCCCCCAAAATGCTGGCTGGAGGAGTGTTGACTACTCCCCTGGATCCCAGCAAAATGGCAAGAGCTGctgaggaagcagaaggtgaTGTCACACCAAGCAGGGCTGAGACGTGGGCATGTGCGTCTGGTGACCTCCTTGAAACAGGTACTACAAGGATGCTTCCCGGTGTGGCAGGTAACTCAGCACATCCTGGGAGCTTTCAGGACTCAGGATGTTCTAACAGGGCTCAGGTGATGGAGGAGGATGCAGCCACCCTTCAAGGGGACAGCCAGGTTGAAGACCAGCAAGCCAAGCAACAGCTGGGCCCTCAGCTCCCTACTCCTGTAGGGCATGGGAAGCCGAGTATCTCTTCTCCTCCAGAGCCTGATGAGAGCAAAGATGAAAAGCTGCACCTGGTGGCTCCAGAAGAACTCCTCAGTGACAGGTACATGGGTGCAATGCCTATAGGTTCAGATCCAGTATGATCCCTACTCTCATGCTAAGTGAATCAAACTGACGGGAAATTTTCAGGAGGCCCAGTTTCCTGTATGGGAAGGGTTAAGTGGCCCCATTTACCCTCTCTGGATTGCTAGGATTTTGAAAAGGGGCGCATGTGCGGGCGCGGTGGGGGGGATGGTGTTTGGAGGCATGGGAGCTATTTGGATGACACGTCTTTCCTTGTGCTAATTCATCTGAAACCACTGGAAAAGCGTGAAGCGTTGACTGGCTGTGCGTGATTGGGTGATAGGCTGCAGGCAGTCATGTTTTCTGGAGTTCAGACACAGCTGCTTTCAAATGTGGAATCGTTTTAGGTGCAAGGGCCCTATGTGATTCAAAGCAGCAGCTCCTAGCTCCTGGCTGCCTAaagcttccttctcttcttcctaaaGATATTGGTGTAGTGGCCGTTGAGTCTTTATTGGGGACTGTACTTTTTAACATAGGATTTTGGCTCTCTCCAAGTATCTGATCCTAGCAACCACTTTTTTTCCTTGTCTCAGAAAGAGCCCAGGGCCTGGCCCGGCCACTTTACCTTCAGTTCCTGAGGCATGCGTTCCGAAAGGCTttccagcagaggccagagatctgggaggagtaGAAAGGTCAGTGACACAAAACCCGTGGCA
This Mus musculus strain C57BL/6J chromosome 7, GRCm38.p6 C57BL/6J DNA region includes the following protein-coding sequences:
- the Tacc2 gene encoding transforming acidic coiled-coil-containing protein 2 isoform X4; translation: MGNENSTSDHQRTSSVQSPRSLQPPGKSQSLQKQQGDLPGSCAGSTGLGGSCSASESVASLDPCTVSPEVAEQGEHPQEARGPEGSPLPRSSLPWEQPCPSASMPFTEGPSEGCLASSEAEAPEDSTLTNHLRMEPSPNIPGNILPTSTPEVDGPTQHSMAARTPSAEGDKELKEEGPNSSSNRTGQLPGISLVPLQEPRTELLSGEGTGPRDFEFQRKEDMDDCPSPESATKAPAATQPGMQNSADLESPPKLETMVPQDSVLRSSDRERDGVEVLPTCSAKNLEFLEGCHPSKSNSRAIPGSGTSTASQESCQQKVEMHLPYAELPSGPPGLTTAPANSGSWKETLDTSDAQRQPQTGTSGTELQQVVCVAAASQLNGSFLLSAEAPLFTRTEETSSSASSPTAHAAAWNSVASEESTETVSETKMSVSADLAATEQMDTGVAERKPTSDLRKTQEQPEGSLQQVPAPFLQGQNDTVQQGLLLPTFSHGISNESSVEPTDGPKAPKNTQNRVVAREESRSHGDNLEGQQEATRALAGAEPGNHDEEKSQAFHSKPHLETKKGEVSKAHSNTENKIVPSSDSTQPLRQEVAGHRDGSHSGSAEVVGQVVAESHVTDTATSLHKLHEEDPILSSASDGTGEHFLPQEAIWESSRSQTKSPVMLQDRGGLEAIESLPALESEKGDFLPATAAEEVPKAGEMEDILEVKKSHSPFHPPFSCDGEGLLMSPGQPCGVEKVEPGQEVHADASSPRNGKDSTIGHGLAVLSLEQDCQRKLSCPEDSLPPSPKNRLQPSQLDPEASISAILCDKNQPPTNGQKACQSDPGLKKQSTDPSSILVPEERKPWADVSLSTQGGNEQGSELPSKGSPCNTPSSSPKDKVLEGAPPSEMSELSTPLGQESPALGGNEQEGTGSSSQLSEIPPPAAATALTENLGGKDSLSTGQGLSKSQQELDDALQIGSLREEARCGDSGLSEAGDVLPPPLGLDKTETASRNRVEALPCPPDSVALLDTAHYSPDPVPTNPRVTLTQDALESEACDEGQKESAPQLEMEQPAPLGTEAQSPLGSFQKAEERDGKGGSAEVNVDASEGDPGMQQASEAPEPALSSGFLQADQSLASTLSEPRQLVQLEPSCGDALLPAGETDGMPRSSVDVLTQHTVSGPQSLLPAEPPDTPYLHINSAARKDAEDGSTRGAVSSEDPGAPHESPVKEPPPALENDTLEKTPAVSFTTVLQPGTADGDISAAGDGNSIGIPQAGTTEGHVSFMPYLDRMPLPVRDEQMAREMHVAAAPEANARPSEIAACPASEDAAGEREGNRERPVELTPDLRVVASGSEGASSKQTSIIAGLPDFREHITKIFEQSVLGALAADRPHSKKSGVPRNVLFEGPDVSLNSEKLLDGAQGVAAALLPVPPAGLQVEKKQESAVEAESSHQVPQDPASEKMMGLVGTALEESRPGASVEGERTGEPVQGTQAHSQQARSRQELTVGLPSSAAVQGLPAERAPDFPVAPQSHADVDEASAQGDKSHSIKEHLETLPSNGQQREDGTWDPTHTKGLTNLSGSPCALNGSSHGSVLNVPEPISEPLIPSTLEGDRQIEAAVSTANMQNMLGNQDAPKMLAGGVLTTPLDPSKMARAAEEAEGDVTPSRAETWACASGDLLETGTTRMLPGVAGNSAHPGSFQDSGCSNRAQVMEEDAATLQGDSQVEDQQAKQQLGPQLPTPVGHGKPSISSPPEPDESKDEKLHLVAPEELLSDRKSPGPGPATLPSVPEACVPKGFPAEARDLGGVESIPGTDDVIQPAAPVDPGHPPLADSSHHGDAVSSVSTHLTVQSASPSAARASPAPLAPEHTASAPSAAGPGVEVTPTASPQHLAKNEPRSSDSEEAFETPESTTPVKAPPAPPPPPPEVTPEPEVIDPPAPEEPGCISEPPVVVPDGPRSSESVEGSPFRPSHSSSAVFDEDKPIASSGTYNLDFDSIELVDNFQSLEPCSADSKGQECKVSTRRKSTESVPPSKSTLSRSLSLQASDFDGASCPGSPEAGTLTTDACGTGSNSASSTLKRTKKTRPPSLKKKQATKKPTETPPVKETQQEPGEESPVPSEEHLAPETKTESATPEGAGCTLSDDTPLESPAVPTATCPLTLESAEDVSPLVSGGGRVQNSPPVGRKSVPLTTASEAVEVTLSDSGGQEDLPAKGLSVRLEFDYSEDKGSWESQQENAPPTKKIGKKPVAKMPLRRPKMKKTPEKLDNTPASPPRSPTEPSDTPIAKGTYTFDIDKWDDPNFNPFSSTSKMQESPKLSQQSYNFDPDACEESLDPFKASSKTPSSPSKSPASFEIPASTTEADGDGLNKPAKKKKTPLKTDTFRVKKSPKRSPLSDPPSQDPTPAATPEAPSAISTVVHATDEEKLAVTSQKWTCMTVDLDADKQDFPQPSDLSNFVNETKFNSPSEGKQLGGQPDPHLALENTVPRGQRARKGTCQPELDYRNSYEIEYMEKLGSSLPQDDDTPKKQALYLMFDTPQESPVKSPPVRMSDSPTPCSGSSFEDTEALVNAATKLQHPVARGLPSSQEPLLQVPEKPSQKELEAMALGTPAEAIEITAPEGAFASADTLLSRLAHPASLCGALGYLEPDLAEKNPPVFAQKLQEELEFAVMRIEALKLARQIALASRSRQDTKREAAHPPDVSISKTALYSRIGSTEVEKPPGLLFQQPDLDSALQVARAEVIAKEREVSEWRDKYEESRREVVEMRKIVAEYEKTIAQMIGKPEDEQREKSISHQTVQQLVLEKEQALADLNSVEKSLADLFRRYEKMKEVLEGFRKNEEVLKKCAQEYLSRVKKEEQRYQALKVHAEEKLDRANAEIAQVRGKAQQEQAAYQASLRKEQLRVDALERTLEQKNKEIEELTKICDELIAKMGKS